From the genome of Terriglobales bacterium:
CGCCCATGTGCCCCGACATGCGCATGCCTTTAAACACGCGCGAAGGAAACGCCGAGGAGCCGATCGAACCGGTAATTTGGAACATCGAACCGTGCGACTTGGGACCGCCGGCAAAATGGTGCCGCTTGACGACACCGGTAAAGCCGCGCCCCTTGCTGGTTCCGATCACATCCACGAATTTCTCGCCGTCAAAAATGTCCACCAGGACTTTGTCGCCAACCTTTACGCCGCCAGCCTCGCCGTTCTCGCCCTGCGCCTTCGCGCCATCGGCTTCCACGGTGACCTCACGAATGAACTTCACCGGAGGCAGGTTGTGCTTGGCAAAATGTCCCTTCATCGGCTGGGTCAGGCGCGACTCTTTCACGAACTCCACCAGGCCGATCTGCACTGCCTCGTAACCTTCTTTGGCAGCGCCCTTCTTCTGCGTAATCACGCACGGACCGGCCTGCAGCACGGTGACCGGGCGCACATCGCCCTTGTCATCAAACATCTGCGTCATGCCGACCTTTTTTCCTAAAATTCCGTTGACCATAATTTTTTCATCCTCATCATCCCTGCCTGCTTCCAGAGGGACTGCCGGTTCTTCCGTTTTTGCTAATGGCTAAGAGCTAAGAGCTAACAGCTAAGATCTGCGGCGCTTCGCGCCGCTTACTTATGCGCCTTATCGAAGGCCTTGATCTCCACATCCACGCCCGCGGGCAGGTCGAGTTTCATCAGCGCATCCACCGTCTGCTGCGTGGGCTCGAGGATATCGAGCAAGCGCTTGTGCGTACGGATCTCGAACTGCTCCCGTGATTTCTTGTCTACGTGCGGGGAACGCAGCACGCAGTATTTGTTTTTCACCGTGGGCAGTGGAATCGGTCCTGCCACCTGGGCGCCCGTGCGTCTCGCGGTTTCTACGATCTCGCCCGTGGATTGGTCCAGAATGCGGTAATCGTAAGCCTTCAGTCGAATACGAATTCGTTGTCCTACCATTTTTCTTCTCTCAAAGATCTTGCGGTGTGATTGACCCGCGGTTAAATTTTCTTCTGTCGCCCACGGATTCGATAATTCGAATATCCGCAGTAAGCCTTTGCTTGGTTTACGCCAAAACTTCCGAGATGGTTCCGGCGCCCACGGTCCTGCCGCCTTCGCGGATCGCGAACCGCAAGCCCT
Proteins encoded in this window:
- the rpsJ gene encoding 30S ribosomal protein S10, which codes for MVGQRIRIRLKAYDYRILDQSTGEIVETARRTGAQVAGPIPLPTVKNKYCVLRSPHVDKKSREQFEIRTHKRLLDILEPTQQTVDALMKLDLPAGVDVEIKAFDKAHK
- the rplC gene encoding 50S ribosomal protein L3: MVNGILGKKVGMTQMFDDKGDVRPVTVLQAGPCVITQKKGAAKEGYEAVQIGLVEFVKESRLTQPMKGHFAKHNLPPVKFIREVTVEADGAKAQGENGEAGGVKVGDKVLVDIFDGEKFVDVIGTSKGRGFTGVVKRHHFAGGPKSHGSMFQITGSIGSSAFPSRVFKGMRMSGHMGVDRVTVRNLRILGIDKDDNLLVVEGAVPGPKDGYVVINKARKPPRERRGFAGATTIDPLKAAKKAAAGKSKK